The DNA region AAAATTTTGATGATTTTCCTTGCAAGTATCTGTTccagtaaagtaaatattattatattacttccTGAATTATTTCCCTTTTCTTCAGAAGGAATATCAAATGTTACTTTTGATGGAGTATTTCTTCCTCGCATTTTAGGATCCCATTCCAATGcaatttttaaccattcctcaaTTAAAGCCTTGAATGGTTTTGATATATGATTTTCAGCAAATATCTCATTTGAGTAACTTATATCACCATGAAAAGtttcatatacacatatattatcatgtgtcttttttttaacagaagGCATCCATTCAACTGGGGCTTTAAATGGCAAAAAAGGTCGTGTCccacaaataatttcaaaagcaAGAAGCCCTAATGACCAGAAGTCAACAGAATTGCTGTAGCTCTTGCTGTAAAAGAGCTCAGGTGCCAAGTATTGCAGAGTACCAACAAAACTAGCGCATATTGAATTTGAATCAATTTCTTTAGCATAGCCaagatcaattattttatatgtcacTTTCTTGGGAGTTTGTTCCAAGCCTACAACATCGTCCACATGCATTACGATATTTTCAGGCTTAAGGTCACGATgagtaattttgttattatgaagGAATCTCATCGCATTTCCAATATCATTGAGTATTTTACGAACTTGTATTTCTTTTAGTCCGCAACATGCATCTGCTCTTGTTAATACTTGCCTCAAATCGCCACCACTACAATATTCCATACATAAAATAGGTAAGTTGGAGGGATTTGCGCGAGCGAGACCGGCTACAAATTCAGGGGGTAATTCTTTTGTAGCAACGATATTCGGATGATTACAAATTTGCAGCATTTCGACTTCTTTAGTCCATCTCTCTCTGTGTTTGGTGGTGAGCTCATCGCCCCACTTACACGTCTTGATAGCCAATTTCTgttcattatttttgtgtttccaAAGTACAACTATACCAAAACTTCCAGATCCCAAAACTCTGTCCTTAATCCAATCGCCAATAAATACAATGTCATTCATCGCGGAATATCAGTGGATACTGTAATCGCTGAttgattaataagtaatatagcAAAATTAgacaaagtttaaaaataactttctttCCCTGTCTTTTGTGTATTCACTATTCAGAGACTTCAGAGAGTATATAAACTTAAGGCAGACAGATTCACCCTTTTAATTGACATATGACAACTAGTGATAATCTTGTCTGTGGGTGTTTACATTTTGAGTAAACTGTAGAATACTAAATTTTTATGATTGTAATTATCATCTAAAATCGctagtattttaattgaattaaaatggaTTGTATGCCTACATTTGATGAACATACAAGATTGCCGATTTCTTGATTAGTGATTTTATTCTACTGCAAATAAGCCCGCCtgcttttttaaagtaaaaggtAATACCGGATCAGTGGTAGAGAGTGCTTTTTatcattactattatatttttattatttattacatttttttttcttacttaatatgttatttaacttgtccatgtatttttttattttggcttttatttgtgccatgAGAGACTCGTCTGtgtaatagaaaatttaaaaaataataagacgcTGTATGGTGTAtacctatgtttttttttaatggaaaaatATGACAAGTTGTCAAAGGAAGATGTCACTATAAACAATGTTATTtcgatattttcattttaccTTTTGATAAgttttgaaattagaaaaacaacaaatgtttgaattttattaaataaaaataaagattatctctacattaaataactaaaatgatAGATATCGAGAAAACTTGTCGGACTTGTATGAAAAGCGATGTTTCTTTGGTGGATTTGTTTGGTCCTATTAAAATTGAGAATAATAGTACTTTAAAACTGGCAGATGCGTTAATGGAAGCTACTCCTTTACAGGTAATTATAATACAAGTTTATGGAGTTCTAGTGGGTATTATTTTGTAGtttgacaattattaaaaataactaaaagcaataaacaaaacaacgaATTATAGTCAAAGTTATAATGTTATGATAATTAACCAACGCTAAAGTTTTAATGGTGACTTCATTTATAATCTCTAGATAGCCAAAGAAGACGGCCTCCCACAAAACCTCTGTGACGAATGTGTGAAAGCATTACAAATAATGCATATATTTAGAACGCAAGCTCTCCATGTCGAGAGTGAATTAAGAAAACTAATTCTTTCAAGTGCTGCTATAAAAAATGAAGAAAATGACTATGacttaaaaaatgaatttgattACATGGATGATTACGATGATTTTAGAATTAATGATGTACTGTCGAATGAAGAAACAAAAGACAAAACCACATACAGCTGcaatacatgtaaaaaaaagtatacaaactatgaaaaatatttaaaacacaaatcaGTCCACGAACCGACTAAATCATGTCcaaattgtaacaaaaagttTTACAGGAAGTCTTTATTAAGGGAACATATGAATAAGAGTTGTGAGCCTAGTGATAGTAACATTGAATCTCTAGGAGCTGACATTGAAGAAGATTTAGACATTAAAGTTAAGTTGGAAGATGAAGAACATAAATGTCCAGAATGTTCTATAACTTTtcaatcacaaaaatatttactgttacaTTTAAAAGAGCATAAGAAAACGGATTTGGTGGAACAGAAACTCATAGACTCAATACAAGAACACAACGGAACCATAGACAATCTAGAggcagaaataaaaatagaaagttCCACTGATCAGTTTAAATGTTCACAATGCAATCTTGTATTTGAAAAGTATAGGTCTCTTATATCACACTCGAAGAAACACAAGAATCTTTCTAAGAATGGAATTTTTAAATGCAACTACTGTGATAGAGGATTTTCCTCTAAAGGACCTCTCAAGAGGCATTTGTTACTTCACTCCCAAGAAAGACCATTCAAATGCACGAAATGTCCAAAGTGCTATGTTCGCAGGGATGCTCTTGTTGCTCATATGCGTAAACATAGTGATGTTAAGAGGTACACCTGTGAACATTGTAATAAaggtattatatacatttacatagtaatttaagacattcttttaaaatattaatcaattgatatattttatgaaatagttatTTAGCAGATTATACAGCAATGTAACTATTGATTGCAAGGAACCTTTATGACAAAGGTTGAACTATAAGATTTGAAAAATTAGTGCAGTGTAATTTTTGATGACTACAAAAAAATTACTAGGTTATATAACATAGACGAAGCGAAAAAATGATcaacaacataaaaattataacaaaatattagtaataaaaagtacaaatatttgtatacaggacatatctaatttaaaaaaaattatattaaatacatacaaataatcaaGTAGATTAACAGTTGATTTCAGTAATAAtacttgtaatttttaatatgtttcagCATTTATCCAGCTATGTACTTTAAAGGATCACATCAGAACTCATACAGGAGAGACTCCATTCCTCTGC from Vanessa atalanta chromosome 14, ilVanAtal1.2, whole genome shotgun sequence includes:
- the LOC125068698 gene encoding gastrula zinc finger protein XlCGF57.1-like, with the protein product MIDIEKTCRTCMKSDVSLVDLFGPIKIENNSTLKLADALMEATPLQIAKEDGLPQNLCDECVKALQIMHIFRTQALHVESELRKLILSSAAIKNEENDYDLKNEFDYMDDYDDFRINDVLSNEETKDKTTYSCNTCKKKYTNYEKYLKHKSVHEPTKSCPNCNKKFYRKSLLREHMNKSCEPSDSNIESLGADIEEDLDIKVKLEDEEHKCPECSITFQSQKYLLLHLKEHKKTDLVEQKLIDSIQEHNGTIDNLEAEIKIESSTDQFKCSQCNLVFEKYRSLISHSKKHKNLSKNGIFKCNYCDRGFSSKGPLKRHLLLHSQERPFKCTKCPKCYVRRDALVAHMRKHSDVKRYTCEHCNKAFIQLCTLKDHIRTHTGETPFLCSECGRGFKNSSNLRQHLARHSGLKPFACNLCPKTFCTKGQMKCHMVSHTGVQPYKCNECGASFTKANSLKKHKLIHLGLKPFACDNCNMRFTAKDHLTRHVRTHTGEKPYRCPHCARAFTQSNDLAKHVRAHVGQNIYQCTVCQARFRLMRELRLHYPVHYAGTESAALTDKEEPLVILKGCSDSNIDNNIDKTATDAQITITFNRNILDKDGTGDITINIGPEKIN